In Gopherus flavomarginatus isolate rGopFla2 chromosome 1, rGopFla2.mat.asm, whole genome shotgun sequence, a single genomic region encodes these proteins:
- the LOC127052028 gene encoding olfactory receptor 52R1-like — MSDSNKTDFTNPSSFILLGIPGLEAAHIWISISFCTMYAIAVLGNFIILFIVKTEASLHGSMYYFLCMLAITDLLLSTAIVPKMLSNFWFNSREIDFSACFTQMYFIHCFLMMESGILVAMAFDRYVAICDPLRHSTILTNSVVSKIGLAVVMRGIMLVLPYPFLARQWPYCRTNIISQTYCEHMAVVKLTCGDTHISRYYSLFMVFCVKGLDMIFIAVSYTQILRAIFSLPTKDALLKTLGTCSSHLCSILAFYIPLRFSSLTHRFGHNVPLHFHVLIANVYLLVPPMLHPIIYGVRTKQIWGRVPWIFTHKGT, encoded by the coding sequence atgtcagattccaacaaaACCGACTTCACCAATCCCTCCagcttcatcctgctgggcattcctggcctggaggcggCCCACATCTGGATCTCCATctccttctgcaccatgtacgcTATAGCTGTCTTGGGGAACTTCATTATCCTGTTCATCGTGAAGACGGAAGCGAGCCTCCATGGGTCCATGtattatttcctctgcatgctggccatcacTGACCTGCTCCTGTCCACAGCCATAGTGCCCAAAATGCTGAGTaacttctggttcaattccagggaaatcgatttcagtgcctgcttcacccagatgtacttcattcactgcttcttaatgatggagtctgggatccttgtggccatggcttttgatcgctacgtggccatctgtgatcccctgagacattccaccatcctgacaaactCTGTCGTTTCCAAGATTGGTCTGGCCGTGGTGATGCGTGGCATCATGCTCGTACTGCCCTATCCCTTCCTGGCGAGacagtggccatattgcagaaccaacatcatctcCCAGACATACTGTGAGCACATGGCTGTGGTGAAGCTGACCTGTGGCGACACCCACATCAGTAGATACTACAGCCTCTTTATGGTATTCTGTGTGAAGGGTCTGGATATGATTTTTATCGCAGtgtcctatacccagatcctcagggccatcttcagcctccccacaaaggatgccctGCTCAAGACTTtggggacctgcagctcccacctctgttcCATCTTAGCCTTTTATATCCCCCTTCGCTTCTCCTCCCTCACACACCGGTTTGGCCATaatgtgcccctgcatttccatGTTCTCATTGCCAACGTGTAcctcctggtgccccccatgctgcaccccatcatctacggggtgaggaccaaacagatctgGGGCAGGGTGCCCTGGATCTTTACTCATAAAGGGACCTAA